The nucleotide window TTGAGCCAATATCATTTCAGTTGGTTTAATTTATTTCAGTTTTGTGTTAAAGCATTTCTTGTCATTTGTTGACAAAGTATCATGTTATCTTCAAAATCACAACTCAGAAACTATTATGTTAATATTATAGTGAGCTGATCAAAGttagtaaatttattttgtatttatcttATTCAAGCTGTCTTCTTCTATCTGTTGCATTTTTCTCCTTGCAGGGTCAGAACTGAATCATGCAGTGGATCTAGTTCCAAGGCATGCAGGGAGAAGTTGCGAAGGGATAGGCTAAACGACAAGtattctttttgttctctctcctttccccctttttctGCCCCCCCTTCCCTCCCCTTCTATCTTCCCCTCTCTTTGAGGCAGACTTCTTTTATGCTTGACATGAACCAATAATAGGTTTCTCGAATTGGGCTCTATATTAGAGCCTGGAAGGCCCCCCAAGACGGACAAGGCTGCTATATTGGTGGATGCTGTCCGAATGGTGAATCAGTTACGCGGTGAAGCCCAAAAGTTGAAGGACTCAAATTCAAGCCTCCAGGAGAAGATCAAGGAATTGAAGGTAAGCCTTTGGTTCTTTTAATTGGAAATTTGAGGATTATTTGTTAGAAACCTTGAATTCTAGATGGTTTCTGCCCTTTTGTCTACCTGTTAGATATGGATAGAGCTTAGATACAAAAACTACATGTAAAACCCTTTCCCCCTTCATGCAGGCAGagaagaatgaacttcgtgaTGAGAAGCAGAGGTTGAAGTTAGAGAAAGAGAAGTTGGAGCAGCAACTGAAGGCCATGAATGCACAGCCAGGCTTCTTGCCTCCCCCTCCTGCAATTCCTGCTGCATTTGCTGCCCAAGGCCAAGCTCACGGCAACAAGCTGGTGCCTTTCATTGGATACCCTGGGGTTGCCATGTGGCAGTTCATGCCACCTGCCTCAGTGGATACTTCGCAGGATCATGTACTCCGCCCACCAGTTGCTTAAGTTGGCAAGATCTAAGATGATTCGGGTGATTTGGGATAACATTTTGTCCCCAACAAGTTTATTGTCCTGTCATTGCTCttgtatttttccttttattgtcTACTAACTGAATTTGGTGGGTGATTTAACTGTATTTGCAACTGTAATTGCAACCTGGGTACTTTTATGAATTAATGATGGTATTCTCATGTAAATGGTATTAACTACTTTTAAGTGAATCTGGCAACTCCTCGTTACCAATTTGTTCGAGTGCACAGGAGTTGGGCTGACATTGCCCCGACTCAGGCATGTAGCTTTGTGGGGTTGGGGATTTGTAGTTGTATTCTGGAAAATGGGGCACTTTGTGGGTTTTGGATGGAGGTAACTTTTCAGCTGTGCGCTTTGTGGAtttgtaaaaggaaaaatgggtTTGCTTAGAATTTTGCAGCTCCACGAACGGTATATAAGCATGTTTTACGTGTTATGCAtggtaaaaggaaaatggagTCATTCTCTGAGGACCCCAGACGGATAAAATCTGTGTGATAGTGTTCAGCTGCGggtagaaaaagaaactagaaaAGATGGAAGTAACAAATAATTGCATCATAAAAGGTGAAAGTAACTAAAGGTTGAACTGCTTTTTTATAAAGCTCTTGCAACTAGCAAGCAAAAAACCTTATCTTATAGTGCGCCTGGCAACTACTTATTTCTCTCCCAGACTCGGCTGTATGCAAACTCTGTTAAAGACTCAAAATGGCTTCCAATCTTCTCAGGGTTCATACAAAAACCATTAAAACTGCAAAGCAACCAAACCCATTTCCACTCACTAAAACTCTCTCTTTCACTTCTCTTCCATTTCCCACACACCAACACCACCAACATATCTCCTTGCCTCCAATTTTCCTCCACAAATCCAAAATTACTACTTTGTCCCCACTCTGCTCCTTATCTTCTCCCACCCCTCCAAGCTCAAAAGAAGCAGCCATTCAACAAGCCAAAACCTGTCTCTCAACCACATTGGAAAAGCCCCTCAACAACCTCAGACTCACCAACAAGCTCAAGAAGCTCAAGCAGCCCAGATTTCGTATCGAAATCCCGGTCATCGATGACTCTCCTGAATCCCTATCCCAGCTCGCTTTCCAGGTATTTCGAGACCTACccattaaaagaaaagggtCCAAAGTTAACATCTTGATCATATGGCCTAACCTTGCCTACACAGAAGCTGCATTAAAAGCCTTCGAGTCTAACCCTTCAAGC belongs to Prunus persica cultivar Lovell chromosome G4, Prunus_persica_NCBIv2, whole genome shotgun sequence and includes:
- the LOC18778871 gene encoding transcription factor ILR3, whose product is MTKHTRKTHTTCCHQSPHHHQAHRFPLSLIPSEPTNPRTAKPFNCPLFGSEDITNSQPENPFFCLFRQRPNMVSPENTNWLFDYGLIDDAPVLDGNFPVSSSGFTWPVQPLAGSSSVSVEIDGSLGDAEGVKESGSKKRVRTESCSGSSSKACREKLRRDRLNDKFLELGSILEPGRPPKTDKAAILVDAVRMVNQLRGEAQKLKDSNSSLQEKIKELKAEKNELRDEKQRLKLEKEKLEQQLKAMNAQPGFLPPPPAIPAAFAAQGQAHGNKLVPFIGYPGVAMWQFMPPASVDTSQDHVLRPPVA